CCGGGCGACCGGGTGCTCATCGTGCTCGGCAACACCGTGCCGCTGTGGGAGGTCATGCTCGGCTGCATCCGGGCCGGCGCGGTGATGATCCCGGCGACCACGCTGCTCACCGACGCCGACCTGGCCGACCGGATCAGCCGCGGCGGCGTACGGGCCGTCGTCACCGCCTCCTCCGATGCTCCTCGCTATGAAGGTATCGCCGATCACTGCATCCGCGTCGCCGTCGGCGGACCTGTGGACAACTGGCTCGACTACGACGACTCACGCTCGTACGACGGGCCAGTTCCCGACGTGGACACAGCCGCCGACGACTCCCTGCTGCTCTACTTCACCTCCGGTACGACGAGTCAGCCCAAGCTGGTCGAGCACACCCAGGTGAGCTACCCGGTCGGTCACCTCTCCACGATGTACTGGATCGGCCTGCAACCGGGCGACGTCCACCTCAACGTGTCCTCGCCGGGCTGGGCCAAGCACTCCTGGAGCAACGTGTTCGCGCCCTGGAACGCCGGCGCGACCGTCTTCCTCTACAACTACACCCGCTTCGACGCCGAGAAGATGCTCCAGGTCCTGCAGACCTACGGCGTGACGACGTTCTGTGCGCCGCCGACCGTTTGGCGGATGCTCATCCAGGCCGAACTGTCCGCGGTCGAGGTCCAGATCCGCGAGTGCATCTCGGCGGGCGAGCCGCTCAATCCCGAGGTGATCGAGCAGGTCCGCAACGCCTGGGGCATCACCATCCGCGACGGCTACGGCCAGACCGAGACCACGGCCCAGATCGGCAACCCGCCCGGTCAGCCGGTGAAGCTCGGCTCGATGGGCCGGCCGCTGCCGGGGTACTCGATCGCGCTGGTCGACCCGGCGACCGACGAGGTCGGCGACGACGGCGAGATCTGTATCGAGCTCGCTCCCCCGCCGGTGCCGCTGATGCGTGGCTACCGCGACGCCAAGGACATGACCGACGAGGCGATGCGCGGCGGTTTCTACCACACCGGAGACGTCGCGAGCCGCGACGAGGACGG
The Kribbella voronezhensis DNA segment above includes these coding regions:
- a CDS encoding AMP-binding protein — encoded protein: MSEEQSTSDNTRAFRDARDFLIAHREDYDTAYRDFSWPSFDRFNWARDWFDALAVEQPDVAALTIVEEDGEVNSLTYGEMAERSRQVAGWLTHAGLLPGDRVLIVLGNTVPLWEVMLGCIRAGAVMIPATTLLTDADLADRISRGGVRAVVTASSDAPRYEGIADHCIRVAVGGPVDNWLDYDDSRSYDGPVPDVDTAADDSLLLYFTSGTTSQPKLVEHTQVSYPVGHLSTMYWIGLQPGDVHLNVSSPGWAKHSWSNVFAPWNAGATVFLYNYTRFDAEKMLQVLQTYGVTTFCAPPTVWRMLIQAELSAVEVQIRECISAGEPLNPEVIEQVRNAWGITIRDGYGQTETTAQIGNPPGQPVKLGSMGRPLPGYSIALVDPATDEVGDDGEICIELAPPPVPLMRGYRDAKDMTDEAMRGGFYHTGDVASRDEDGYITYVGRSDDVFKASDYRISPFELESVLIEHPAVAEAAVVPSPDPVRLAVPKAYVVLAAGREPSRELAEEILQFCRDHLAPYKRIRRIEFAELPKTISGKIRRVELRADEAAKVSSGESTQYTYDEADFRDA